TCGGTATTAAATCCAGAGAGATACCTTTCGTTGTGAGGCCTTTGATTGGTGAATCAGGAACAGTTACTTTTGATCCGACCATACATTTCCGGATAGAAAATCAACTGGAAGAGTTTTGTCTTAATAATGAATATTTTGTTAAAAGTATTTCGGTCTATGATTATCGTGGAGACGTTTTTAATATTTCCCGGGATGACGAAGGTAAATTTATAAAAGACGTATATATATCAAAAGTGGTGTTGGATGTATTGCCGGAAACAAGTATCCTGATCAATCAGAATGTATATACACTTGTCCAACCTGTTTTTTCCAATGATGTTCTGGTCGGAAATGTTTCCATTCACCTGAATATGGATTCATTACAACATTTCATGTATGACCGGTACATCGATCAATCTGAAGCATGGCCGACGACAATTTTGGGACTGAACAATTATATTACTTTCCCGGTTGAAAATAATTGGTCATTATCCCATATGGACAGGATCATCGATGGGATGAGGGAAGATAAAAATGGTTGGATAACAGGAGAAATTGAAGGGACCGGTTTTTCAGGAAAAGTAATGTCATATTATCAGACACTGCCCTATTATGGCCATTTTTTTGGCGTGGTACTCAGCTGTAATATTTCTAAAATCACTTATGCGTCATTGACTTCCTTTCTGGTTATTTCTGTTTTACTTTTATTTTTAACGGTTACGCTTATTTCCGTTTTATCCCGGATTTTCCATGCCCATGAAAAAGAAAAGGACGAAAAAGACAGGATCATAACATTGTTACAGACAGCATATCAAAGTGTACCTGTTGGGCTAATTGTCAGTAAACAGAATAGATTCATTCTGACCAATCAATTTACATATGACATGCTATCTGATTATATAGGTCCGAATGATATAGGAAGATCTATGGATGAGTTAATGCTGCCATCCGGTTTTTTCGAAAGAGAAAGATTCCAAAAGTGGGACTTGTATTCTTTTGAAAAGAATGGTAACGAAGTGCATATCTGCAAAGATCAGATTGAGATCAATGTCAATAACACTAAATATATCATAGATGTATTTTGGGAAGTCACGGAAATTGAGAAAAACAGGAGAGAAGCCATACGTTCCGAAATCGCTAAATCTGAATTATTGAGTCGCATCAGTAATGATTTTAAAAGACCTATCGATAGGATTAAAGATGCTGTAGTCTTGTTAACTCAAAGATATCCGAAAGAATCAACTATTTCCTATATTGCAAATTCTGTTAATTCCCTGTCGGAGATAATTGTCGATGTACAGGATTTTGCTGATATCGAAGCGGGAAATATCCAACTTGAGGAAGTGCCATTCGATATAAGTGACGAAATTGAAAAGATAGTAGGTGAATTCCATCATGAAGCACAATATAAAAGTATTACGTTACAGACCCAGATCGCCTCATCAGCCGTTCGAAAAGTAATAGGAGATCCTCATCGGTTCAGGCAGATTCTGGGTCACTTATTGAGTAATGCAGTTAAGTTTACGGAAAGTGGGGAAGTGCGTATTTCTGTAGAGACAACCCGCCTTGTGGATAGAAAAGTATTGATAAAATGTTCAGTAGAAGATACCGGTCGGGGAATGACCAAAAAGCAACTTAAAAATTTATTTTCTATTGATCTTCGTGATAAAAAAGACGGAGAGTCTATCGGATTAGGCACTATCATCGTAAAAAAACTGGTTACGATTATGAGGGGTACCATACGTGTGGCCAGCCCTTCTCCGATTGCTTCACGCCCTGAAGCCCCGGGAACTCAGGTGCTGTTTACCATTCAGTGTTATCTGGAACAGGATTATGATAAGCAACTTGATTATTCTTCCATTGCTTCTCCTGAAAATTTGAATGTGCTTATCATAACATCTGATAGACAGAGTATTCAATACCAGGTCAATTATCTGAAAAGGAAAAAAATAAATCTGGATATTTTTATTTATAATACTGAAACAAGTCCTTTGTTGATCAATAAGTTAATTATAGATAAAAACAGATACCAAATAGTAATTATTGAAGCGTCCGATAGTAAAAAGAGTTTCTCCATAGCAAAGAAAATTTTTGAGAATGATCTTACAAAAAACTGTTTATATGTTTTAGTTGACACATATGAACAGCAGGGAAGTTATCTTAAAGCAAAATCATTACAAATAGACTATTATTTCGGTAAAAATGAAGAATTGAACGGATTTGAGAAGGTTTTGAAGGCTAATTTTCCGAAATTACTTCATTTACAGGATGAAGAGGATGAGTTAAGAAATGATATCCGGATACTGGTTGCTGAAAATAACTCGTTAAGTCAGACTGTAGCAAATATTGTGTTCCGAAAATTGGGATATAATGTTGATTTTGCAAAAAATGTACAGGAATTGGAGGCCTTTTTAAATGGGAATATCTATGATATTATTTTTGTTGATTTGAAATTTCCTCCGACAAACGGGTTCGACTTGGCCGATAAATTACGCAGTGAAGGCTATAAGTTCCCTATTGTTGCCATGACTTCAACGTTGACAAAGGATAACATCAAAGACATTGCGGATCATGGGATGGATGGATATATCCAAAAACCTATCGATGTACAGAACATCAGGCAAGTGTTATACAAATGGACCTCATAGGTCGGAATTATAAAAGTAAAGATGATAGACACACATACACATTTATACGACGAACAGTTTGATGCGGACCGTGAAACTGTAATTAACCGCGCCATCGATGAAGGAGTCGGTTATATGTTGCTACCCAATGTCGATCTCCAGACAGTCCGGCCCATGTTTGATTTGTGCCGCCGTTTTCCCGCAAACTGTTTTTCAATGGTCGGTATCCATCCTACATCTATAGGTCCGGACTTTGAACAAGACATTGATAAAATGTCCGGTTATCTGGATGATGAAAGTGTAGTGGCCGTGGGTGAGATAGGAATTGACCTGTATTGGGATAAACAGTATGCCGCGCAACAGGCAGAAGCCTTCCGAATTCAGGTCGGGTGGGCAAAAAAACGGAACCTGCCACTTTCCATTCATTGCCGTAAATCCTACAACGAAATCATCTCCATTCTGAAAAAAGAACAGGACGGATCTTTAAACGGTGTTTTTCATTGTTTTCCTGGAAACGAACGACAGGCTGATGAAGTGGTTGATCTCGGTTTCTCCCTGGGAATAGGTGGTGTGGTAACCTATAAGAATGCCGGAATGGCCAAAGTCGTACAACATGTCGATATTGACCATATTCTTACCGAAACCGATGCCCCTTATCTGCCGCCGGTACCATACAGGGGAAAACGAAATGAAAGTGCTTATATATCCGGGATAGTAAAAATGATTGCGCAATTAAAAAATATGTCATTTGAAGAGGTCGCTGCTGCCACACATCGTAATGCAGCAAGTATTTTTCCGGGAATCAACAGATGATAAATCAGGGAATATTGACAGAAGTGTTATCTTTTGGATTCTAGATACTTATGATATTGGAAGTGTTTTTTTGATTTCCTTTTCGAGAAAAAAATAACAATAACTTTGTAATAAAGTTATGATATTTAACAATTATTTGTAATTTGGCACTCTGAAATAAACCAATAATTATTTATGATACATCTGGATAAAAATTGGTGATAATTCAGAACGGAGAGGTGGCCGAGTGGTCGAAGGCGCACGCCTGGAAAGTGTGTGTACCTCAAAAGGGTACCAAGGGTTCGAATCCCTTTCTCTCCGCTAATTATTAGTTAAATTAAACCAAATTCGTTATAACCTAAATTGAATTTAAACCATGAAAAAATTAGTCTCATTTATCGTTGTTTGTGGGATGTTCCTTGTAAATGCAT
Above is a genomic segment from Bacteroidales bacterium containing:
- a CDS encoding response regulator, whose product is MKRQIIIPVAISLFCILMAGCYIRFSYVNQLNTKKKLVESYMSNIRSELDIIGIKSREIPFVVRPLIGESGTVTFDPTIHFRIENQLEEFCLNNEYFVKSISVYDYRGDVFNISRDDEGKFIKDVYISKVVLDVLPETSILINQNVYTLVQPVFSNDVLVGNVSIHLNMDSLQHFMYDRYIDQSEAWPTTILGLNNYITFPVENNWSLSHMDRIIDGMREDKNGWITGEIEGTGFSGKVMSYYQTLPYYGHFFGVVLSCNISKITYASLTSFLVISVLLLFLTVTLISVLSRIFHAHEKEKDEKDRIITLLQTAYQSVPVGLIVSKQNRFILTNQFTYDMLSDYIGPNDIGRSMDELMLPSGFFERERFQKWDLYSFEKNGNEVHICKDQIEINVNNTKYIIDVFWEVTEIEKNRREAIRSEIAKSELLSRISNDFKRPIDRIKDAVVLLTQRYPKESTISYIANSVNSLSEIIVDVQDFADIEAGNIQLEEVPFDISDEIEKIVGEFHHEAQYKSITLQTQIASSAVRKVIGDPHRFRQILGHLLSNAVKFTESGEVRISVETTRLVDRKVLIKCSVEDTGRGMTKKQLKNLFSIDLRDKKDGESIGLGTIIVKKLVTIMRGTIRVASPSPIASRPEAPGTQVLFTIQCYLEQDYDKQLDYSSIASPENLNVLIITSDRQSIQYQVNYLKRKKINLDIFIYNTETSPLLINKLIIDKNRYQIVIIEASDSKKSFSIAKKIFENDLTKNCLYVLVDTYEQQGSYLKAKSLQIDYYFGKNEELNGFEKVLKANFPKLLHLQDEEDELRNDIRILVAENNSLSQTVANIVFRKLGYNVDFAKNVQELEAFLNGNIYDIIFVDLKFPPTNGFDLADKLRSEGYKFPIVAMTSTLTKDNIKDIADHGMDGYIQKPIDVQNIRQVLYKWTS
- a CDS encoding TatD family hydrolase — its product is MIDTHTHLYDEQFDADRETVINRAIDEGVGYMLLPNVDLQTVRPMFDLCRRFPANCFSMVGIHPTSIGPDFEQDIDKMSGYLDDESVVAVGEIGIDLYWDKQYAAQQAEAFRIQVGWAKKRNLPLSIHCRKSYNEIISILKKEQDGSLNGVFHCFPGNERQADEVVDLGFSLGIGGVVTYKNAGMAKVVQHVDIDHILTETDAPYLPPVPYRGKRNESAYISGIVKMIAQLKNMSFEEVAAATHRNAASIFPGINR